A single Leguminivora glycinivorella isolate SPB_JAAS2020 chromosome 25, LegGlyc_1.1, whole genome shotgun sequence DNA region contains:
- the LOC125239280 gene encoding oocyte zinc finger protein XlCOF6-like produces the protein METSAESGSMSPARVKLEPETDQSEMSIVKEEAVFLDEEERVKEEWSDSTAGLGVSEAAMLADLYIEHEVKDELVLGPERPHRPVVAPAALYNRVAASALVSPAAVSGVRRSCSVRLERLLVDAARRTCRVARRTYKLRAAEPAHTPSAIATGYQCHHCGKRFRNKSVLKKHVHTHSDEKPFSCSHCSYRCRTKAHLRQHLMTHTGEKPFSCTHCSYKCRSKTDLRRHLMIHTDEKPISCTLCNYKCRRKSDLRKHLRTHTGEKPFSCSNCSYKCRTKAHLRQHLMKHTGEKPFSCTLCNYKCRTKAHLQQHLMTHTGEKPFSCTLCNYKCRTKAHLRQHLMTHTGEKPFSCTHCSYKCRLKTDLLKHLMTHTDEKLFSCTHCSYKCRLKTDLRRHLTTHTDEKPISCTLCNYKCRTKSHLRQHLMTHTGEKPFSCTHCDYKCKRSTDLRLHLMTHTDEKPFSCTHCSYKCKRSTDLRQHLMTHTDEKPFSCTHCDYKCKRSTDLRLHLMTHTDEKPFSCTHCDYKCKRSTDLRQHLMTHTDEKPFSCTHCDYKCKRSTDLRLHLMKHTGEKPFSCTLCNYKCRTKAHLQQHLMTHTGEKPFSCTLCNYKCRTKAHLRQHLMTHTGEKPFSCTHCSYKCRLKTDLLKHLMTHTDEKLFSCTHCSYKCRLKTDLRRHLTTHTDEKPISCTLCNYKCRTTSHLRQHQMTHTGENPFSCTHCSYKCKSNRCLKSHLMSHTN, from the coding sequence GCATTGTTAAAGAAGAAGCTGTATTCCTGGATGAAGAGGAGCGCGTGAAGGAGGAGTGGTCGGACAGCACGGCCGGGCTCGGCGTGAGCGAGGCAGCCATGCTGGCCGACTTGTACATCGAGCACGAGGTGAAGGACGAGCTCGTGCTGGGGCCGGAGCGCCCGCACCGCCCCGTAGTCGCCCCGGCCGCGCTATATAATCGTGTCGCAGCGTCCGCTCTCGTCTCCCCTGCTGCGGTGTCGGGTGTGCGCCGCTCGTGCTCGGTCAGGCTGGAGCGCCTGCTGGTGGACGCGGCGCGGCGCACCTGCCGGGTCGCGCGCCGCACGTACAAGCTGCGCGCCGCCGAGCCCGCACACACACCCAGCGCCATCGCCACCGGCTATCAGTGTCACCATTGCGGCAAGCGGTTCAGGAACAAGTCGGTTCTGAAGAAACACGTACACACTCACTCAGACGAGAAGCCTTTCAGCTGCAGCCACTGTAGCTATAGGTGTAGAACAAAGGCACATTTACGGCAGCACCTAATGACTCACACAGGCGAGAAGCCTTTCAGCTGTACTCACTGTAGCTACAAGTGTCGATCAAAAACAGATTTACGTAGGCATCTAATGATTCACACAGACGAGAAGCCTATCAGTTGTACTCTATGTAACTACAAGTGTAGAAGAAAGTCAGATTTACGGAAGCACCTAAGGACTCACACAGGCGAGAAGCCTTTCAGCTGTAGCAACTGTAGCTATAAGTGTAGAACAAAGGCACATTTACGGCAGCACCTAATGAAACACACAGGCGAGAAGCCTTTCAGCTGTACTCTATGTAACTACAAGTGTAGAACAAAGGCACATTTACAGCAGCACCTAATGACTCACACAGGCGAGAAGCCTTTCAGCTGTACTCTATGTAACTACAAGTGTAGAACAAAGGCACATTTACGGCAGCACCTAATGACTCACACAGGCGAGAAGCCTTTCAGCTGTACTCACTGTAGCTACAAgtgtagattaaaaacagatttaCTGAAGCACCTAATGACTCACACAGACGAGAAGCTTTTCAGCTGTACTCACTGTAGCTACAAgtgtagattaaaaacagatttaCGTAGGCATCTAACGACTCACACAGACGAGAAGCCTATCAGTTGTACTCTATGTAACTACAAGTGTAGAACAAAATCACATTTACGGCAGCACCTAATGACTCACACTGGCGAGAAGCCTTTCAGCTGTACTCACTGTGACTACAAATGTAAAAGATCAACAGATTTACGGCTGCACTTAATGACTCACACAGACGAGAAGCCTTTCAGCTGTACTCACTGTAGCTACAAATGTAAAAGATCAACAGATTTACGGCAGCACCTAATGACTCACACAGACGAGAAGCCTTTCAGCTGTACccactgtgactacaaatgTAAAAGATCAACAGATTTACGGCTGCACTTAATGACTCACACAGACGAGAAGCCTTTCAGCTGTACTCACTGTGACTACAAATGTAAAAGATCAACAGATTTACGGCAGCACCTAATGACTCACACAGACGAGAAGCCTTTCAGCTGTACccactgtgactacaaatgTAAAAGATCAACAGATTTACGGCTGCACCTAATGAAACACACAGGCGAGAAGCCTTTCAGCTGTACTCTATGTAACTACAAGTGTAGAACAAAGGCACATTTACAGCAGCACCTAATGACTCACACAGGCGAGAAGCCTTTCAGCTGTACTCTATGTAACTACAAGTGTAGAACAAAGGCACATTTACGGCAGCACCTAATGACTCACACAGGCGAGAAGCCTTTCAGCTGTACTCACTGTAGCTACAAgtgtagattaaaaacagatttaCTGAAGCACCTAATGACTCACACAGACGAGAAGCTTTTCAGCTGTACTCACTGTAGCTACAAgtgtagattaaaaacagatttaCGTAGGCATCTAACGACTCACACAGACGAGAAGCCTATCAGTTGTACTCTATGTAACTACAAGTGTAGAACAACATCACATTTACGGCAGCACCAAATGACTCACACAGGCGAGAATCCATTCAGCTGTACTCACTGTAGCTACAAGTGTAAATCTAATCGTTGTTTAAAGAGTCACCTGATGTCTCATAcaaactag